The region AGGATATTAGCTTCACCGCTTATCTTTGTATTGATCTCTCCATGGATGATGAACAGATTTCCGAATTGATCTATGAATGCCGTAAAGCCAAATCCGGGGTAGAGTCGGTACGTAACTACGAGGGTAAGACTTATGTCAACGTAGTCGTACACAACCGTAAGCAGATTGCCCAACTGATTCGTGACCTACGCATGCATTATGGTTTCCCACGAATTATCCGTCTGCCCCAGCCAATCAGCATCACAGAAGCCACATCGAAGGCGAGTTAATCATTTAAAACGATAATGCTTTTGCTCATAGCAATGATCTAATATGATGCATGTTGATATAAAAGGAGAAATTGATGTCCCGCCAAGTGATCCATACTGAAAATGCCCCTGCTGCGATCGGCACTTATTCGCAAGCGATTCTTGTTGGCAATACCTTGTATCTTTCAGGTCAAATTGGTCTAGATCCATACAGCATGGAACTGGTTGAAGGCATCGAGGCTCAGATTCGTCGTGTATTTGACAACTTGAAAGCAGTCTGTGAAGCAGCTGGCGGCTCTCTGGCAGATATTGCCAAGCTCAATATTTACCTGACTGACCTTTCTCACTTCCAGCTGGTGAACCAGATTATGGGTGAATACTTTGCCCAGCCTTATCCTGCACGTGCAGCTCTGGGTGTAGCAAGCCTACCTAAGGATGCACTGGTTGAAATGGATGGTGTAGTAATTATTAATCAATAAGTTATAAAAATCCCTACCCCCCCCAGCCTGCAATATTTAATTCTAAATTATAAATCGTTCTTGTGCGGAAATCCGAGCAGCACTCGGATTTCCGCTCAGGTGGTATTTTTTTATCTAAATCCCCAATTATTTTGAACGCATTTTCAAATGATTTTTATTGACAAACGATAATAATTATCAATAATATCACTTATCTTATTTAATCACTGTGGTTATCTGACATGTATGTTTGTCTATGCCGTGGCATTACTGATCAAGACATTAAAGAAGCTGTTGCCAATGGGGCGGAAAGCTATCGTGAAGTACGCGACATGCTGGACCTGGGCACGTGTTGTGGTCGCTGTGCACCTGAAGCTCGTATGATCATCAGTGATGAAGTTTCCCAGATCGCTGCACGTCTTGCAGTGGCAGCCTAAATATCATATTGAAGATATATGCCTTATAAATATAATGATAAAAACAATGATCTCTGATCATTACTCCTCCCCCGCCCTCGACTCTGGCGGGTTTTTATTGTTTTAGATTTCATTTGACAGTATTTGATTGCGATTTTCATTTGCAGTTCATTGACATCCTCCCACCACCAACGCATTCGCTAGGTGGGGGATTTCTACTGCTAGACGCTTATGCCCAAGCGCGAGTATGTTCTTTGCACTGTTTAAGTCTCGTTGATGGACACTTAAACAGTTTTCACATTCCCATACTCTTATTCCAAGACCCGCCCTACCTTTCGGACTGCTGGCAGTGATCTCACCACAGCACGAACAAGTCTGGGTTGTGAAACTTTCATTCACTTCTTCAAACAATACCCCCGCGTACTCGCATTTATACCTGAGCATTGTTCTGAATGCTGCAAAACCAGCATCCAAAGTAGATTTCGCCATTTTGTTTTTTACTAACTTCTCCGCACTTAAATTACCTACAGCAATCAATGCATTTTCCTTTACCAGTTGGGT is a window of Acinetobacter sp. ASP199 DNA encoding:
- a CDS encoding RidA family protein — translated: MSRQVIHTENAPAAIGTYSQAILVGNTLYLSGQIGLDPYSMELVEGIEAQIRRVFDNLKAVCEAAGGSLADIAKLNIYLTDLSHFQLVNQIMGEYFAQPYPARAALGVASLPKDALVEMDGVVIINQ
- a CDS encoding bacterioferritin-associated ferredoxin — protein: MYVCLCRGITDQDIKEAVANGAESYREVRDMLDLGTCCGRCAPEARMIISDEVSQIAARLAVAA